A genomic segment from Takifugu rubripes chromosome 20, fTakRub1.2, whole genome shotgun sequence encodes:
- the tmed4 gene encoding transmembrane emp24 domain-containing protein 4, with product MVSVSVSGSGSGSVSVGLLLALLSPSLALYFHIGETEKKCFIEEIPDETMVIGKYRTQLWDKHTGSFLPSTPGLGMHVEIKDPDTKIILSRQYGSDGRFTFTSHTPGEHQICLHSNSTKMALFAGGKLRVHLDIQVGEHTNNYPEIAAKDKLTELQLRVRQLLDQVEQIQKEQNYQRYREERFRMTSESTNQRVLWWSIAQTLILILTGIWQMKHLKSFFEAKKLV from the exons ATGGTCTCGGTCTCGGTCtcgggttcgggttcgggttcggTCTCGGTCGGACTGCTGTTAGCTCTGCTGTCTCCCAGTCTTGCTCTGTATTTCCACAtaggagagacagagaagaaatgtTTCATTGAAGAAATCCCAGATGAAACCATGGTTATCG GGAAGTACAGGACTCAGCTGTGGGACAAGCACACGggttccttcctgccttccacCCCAGGTCTCGGGATGCACGTTGAGATCAAAGATCCAGACACGAAG ATCATCTTGTCTCGTCAGTACGGCTCCGACGGGCGCTTCACCTTCACCTCTCACACTCCTGGAGAACATCAGATCTGTCTTCACTCCAACTCCACCAAGATGGCGCTGTTTGCAGGAGGGAAACTG AGAGTCCATCTGGACATTCAGGTGGGAGAACACACCAACAACTACCCTGAGATCGCAGCTAAGGACAAGCTGACCGAGCTGCAGCTGCGAGTGCGACAGCTGCTGGACCAGGTGGAGCAGATCCAGAAGGAGCAGAACTATCAGAGG TATCGAGAGGAGCGTTTCCGCATGACCAGTGAGAGCACCAACCAGCGCGTCCTGTGGTGGTCCATCGCTCAGAcgctcatcctcatcctcaccggCATTTGGCAGATGAAGCATCTCAAGAGCTTCTTTGAGGCCAAGAAACTGGTTTAG
- the plpbp gene encoding pyridoxal phosphate homeostasis protein produces the protein MWRAAMAEEVGNALKSVMERINQAAARRQKALPAVLPRLVAVSKTKPPDLVVEAYRQGQRNFGENYVNELLEKASDPLILGSCPEIKWHFIGHLQKNNVNKLLGVPNLHLVETVDSVKLADKVNSSWQRIRGASPQRLKVMVQVNTSGEQSKHGLPPEETVNAVKHILSECSALHFSGLMTIGRYGYDLSLGPNPDFQMLLGRRQEVCDTLKIPQEEVELSMGMSTDFEHAIEVGATSVRVGSIIFGNREYPNSAANTPNPSPAPSPEKTSKMVSEEAAKKMQHLSVSGH, from the exons ATGTGGAGAGCAGCCATGGCGGAGGAGGTCGGCAACGCGCTGAAGTCGGTGATGGAGCGGATAAACCAAGCGGCTGCTCGCCGACAGAAG GCACTGCCGGCTGTGTTGCCGCGCCTTGTTGCCGTCAGCAAGACCAAACCTCCAGACCTGGTGGTGGAGGCCTACAGGCAGGGGCAGCGCAACTTTGGGGAGAACTAT GTGAACGAACTGCTGGAGAAAGCTTCAGATCCTCTG ATTTTAGGCTCATGTCCAGAAATCAAGTGGCATTTTATCGGCCACCTCCAGAAGAACAACGTCAACAAGCTTCTGG GCGTTCCCAACCTCCACCTGGTGGAAACTGTGGATTCTGTGAAACTGGCTGATAAGGTCAACAGCTCGTGGCAACGGATCAGAGGAGCCAGCCcacagaggttaaaggtcatggtGCAGGTCAACACCAGCGGGGAGCAGAGTAAGCACGGCCTCCCTCCAGAGGAAACGGTGAACGCGGTGAAGCACATCCTGTCGGAGTGCTCCGCCCTTCACTTCTCAGGACTCATGACCATCGGTCGCTACGGTTACGACCTCAGCCTTGGCCCCAACCCAGATTTCCAG ATGCTGCTCGgtcgcagacaggaagtgtgcgACACTCTGAAGATtccccaggaggaggtggaactGAGTATGGGCATGTCCACAGACTTTGAACACGCG ATCGAGGTGGGAGCCACCAGTGTCCGAGTTGGGAGCATCATATTTGGAAACAGGGAATATCCAAACAGTGCAGCCAACACTCCTAATCCCAGTCCAGCTCCCAGTCCAGAAAAAACATCCAAGATGGTGTCAGAAGAGGCAGCCAAGAAGATGCAGCACCTGTCTGTATCTGGACACTGA
- the snrpg gene encoding small nuclear ribonucleoprotein G, with translation MSKAHPPELKKFMDKKLSLKLNGGRHVQGILRGFDPFMNLVVDETLEMGPGGQQSSIGMVVIRGNSIIMLEALERV, from the exons atgagTAAAGCACATCCTCCTGAGCTGAAGAA GTTCATGGACAAGAAGCTTTCAT TGAAGCTGAATGGAGGCAGACACGTTCAGGGAATCCTGCGTGGATTTGATCCCTTCATGAATCTGGTGGTGGACGAGACTCTGGAAATGGGTCCCGGAGGACAACAGAGCAGCATCGGCATGGTG GTGATCAGAGGAAACAGCATCATCATGTTGGAGGCCCTGGAGAGAGTATGA
- the LOC105418987 gene encoding zinc finger protein 271 → MMDGVSWSSSRAPESFSRTRTSADTLSKLAHFIAQAETKSQIQKPQQPPSPLSTCVCQECGKGFAYVTDLLHHQELKHTLPKPHRCPLCGQEFSLRSSLQLHTCGRGAAPCQFCHRESHPGLCPARVTSDSKGPQDKLPHLQPHLLDGSPYACAPCGRGFSQKQALLHHQQAGCSEPPSPSAESSGLPDDSPPASEVGVTRPYSSDVPGSSRTVHTCWLCSKSFHTKTGLQRHQQHSHMEEAEPPRAEGSGRGSLPDKKLLNCRSCDMVFRSTSKLYLHRKEKHRREKNVRRDPTPVIKKRRRGGKYPCQICGKVLVHHLSLRAHYRQHTTLASTHPPNPKSTELAPNKLKLKKMGESAAPQVPRKLRVDPQHCRPVPEEEEADGEFPCPSCAEIFSLHSELKQHVELHQSSVARTCCSVCYTQMDSPRWRSSKRQRFYHCMPCQQAFAALPMFLEHCQEHLRVRVEEDSLAEGGALPHSKA, encoded by the coding sequence atgatggatggagtcAGTTGGAGTTCTTCAAGGGCTCCAGAGTCATTCAGCCGGACCCGGACCTCTGCAGACACTCTGTCCAAGCTGGCCCACTTCATCGCACAAGCTGAAACCAAATCACAAATCCAGAAACCGCAGCAGCCGCCATCCCCCCTGAGCACCTGCGTGTGTCAGGAGTGTGGTAAAGGTTTTGCTTACGTCACTGACCTGTTGCACCAccaggagctgaaacacaccCTCCCCAAACCCCACCGGTGTCCTCTGTGTGGCCAGGAGTTCTCCCTCCGCTCGTCTCTGCAGTTACACACCTGTGGTCGCGGCGCTGCTCCCTGCCAGTTCTGCCACAGGGAGTCTCACCCAGGTCTGTGTCCTGCTCGTGTCACCTCAGATTCCAAAGGACCGCAGGACAAGTTGCCTCACCTTCAGCCCCACCTCCTGGATGGCAGTCCATATGCATGTGCGccgtgtgggcggggcttcagccAGAAACAGGCTCTGCTGCACCACCAACAGGCCGGCTGCAGCGAACCTCCATCACCGTCCGCTGAGTCCAGTGGCCTCCCAGACGATTCTCCACCAGCATCTGAAGTAGGCGTGACCAGACCTTATTCTTCAGACGTGCCCGGATCGAGCAGAACTGTCCACACTTGCTGGTTGTGTTCAAAGAGCTTTCACACCAAAACGGGACTGCAGCGCCATCAGCAGCACAGCCACATGGAAGAGGCGGAACCCCCCAGGGCAGAAGGTTCTGGTAGAGGATCACTACCTGATAAGAAGCTCCTGAACTGTCGCTCCTGTGACATGGTCTTCAGGAGTACCTCTAAGCTTTACCTGCATCGCAAAGAGAAGCACCGCAGGGAGAAAAATGTGAGACGAGACCCCACACCAGTGATAAAGAAACGGCGAAGGGGCGGGAAATATCCATGTCAGATCTGCGGGAAAGTTCTTGTCCATCATCTGTCGCTTAGAGCTCATTATAGACAACACACGACTCTGGCTTCTACGCACCCACCCAACCCCAAGTCAACAGAACTCGCACCAAATAAGCTGAAACTGAAGAAGATGGGGGAAAGCGCTGCTCCACAGGTCCCCAGGAAGCTTCGAGTGGACCCACAACACTGCAGACCAgtgcctgaggaggaggaggctgacgGAGAGTTCCCCTGCCCCTCCTGTGCAGAGATCTTCTCCCTGCACTCTGAGCTGAAGCAGCACGTGGAGCTGCACCAGTCGTCGGTGGCGAGGACGTGCTGCAGCGTCTGCTACACTCAGATGGACTCGCCGCGGTGGCGGAGCTCCAAGCGCCAGAGGTTCTACCACTGCATGCCCTGTCAGCAGGCTTTCGCAGCACTCCCCATGTTTCTGGAACACTGTCAGGAGCACCTCCGGGTTCGGGTGGAGGAGGACTCCCTGGCAGAGGGGGGCGCTCTTCCGCACAGCAAAGCCTGA
- the tbc1d22b gene encoding TBC1 domain family member 22B, which produces MATENRINFWRRKAKLPGRYHKDTKTKLNNLKTKKASSFHEFAHSTSDAWDIGEEEDEESLRSPAPSATPPDLSMQTKNHRCDTETSCRPEPPSSDSRHFQEENKELQHLNRKVIRSTSDTQVSSSSVHCTKQKQSALPVRPLIPLVARISDQNASGALPMTVREKSRLDKFKLLLASPSTDLEELRKHSWSGIPREVRPTTWRLLSGYLPANRGRRELVLQRKRDEYFAFIEQYYQSRTEEHHRDTYRQIHIDIPRTNPLIPLFQQPTVQEVFERILFIWAIRHPASGYVQGINDLVTPFFVVFLSEFVMEDVENFEMSALPLQTQRNIEADSFWCMSKLLDGIQDNYTFAQPGIQNKVKALEELVSRMDEDVHAHLVRCEVEYLQFAFRWMNNLLMRELPLRCTIRLWDTYQAEAEGFSHFHLFVCAAFLLEWRKQILSMSDFQGLLMLLQNLPTIHWGNEEVGLLLAEAYRLKYMFADAPSHYKR; this is translated from the exons ATGGCCACAGAGAACCGGATCAATTTTTGGAGGAGAAAGGCAAAGCTTCCCGGAAG GTatcacaaagacacaaagacCAAGTTGAACAATCTCAAGACTAAAAAAGCTTCCAGTTTCCACGAGTTTGCACACAGCACCAGTGATGCTTGGGACataggtgaggaggaggatgaagagtccctcagaagccccgccccttccgcCACACCACCAGACCTGTCCATGCAGACTAAG AATCATCGCTGTGACACTGAGACGTCCTGCAGGCCGGAACCCCCCAGCTCTGATAGTCGTCACTTCcaggaggagaacaaagagctACAGCACCTAAACAGAAAGGTTATCCGGTCTACAAGTGACACCCAGGTCAGCTCGTCCTCGG TTCATTgcacaaagcagaagcagagtGCTCTTCCAGTTCGTCCCCTCATCCCACTGGTCGCTCGTATCTCGGACCAAAATGCTTCAGGCGCTCTTCCCATGACTGTACGAGAGAAAAGTCGTCTGGACAAATTCAAGCTGTTGCTGGCCAGTCCCAGCACTGACCTGG AAGAGCTGCGGAAGCACAGCTGGTCTGGAATACCGCGAGAAGTCCGACCGACCACATGGAGGCTCCTCTCA GGTTACCTGCCGGCCAACAGGGGGCGCAGAGAGCTGGTCCTCCAGCGCAAGAGGGACGAATACTTCGCTTTCATAGAGCAGTACTACCAGTCCAGGACCGAGGAGCACCACAGAGACACCTACAGACag ATTCACATCGACATTCCAAGAACCAATCCACTAATCCCGTTATTCCAGCAACCCACAGTCCAAGAG GTGTTTGAGCGAATCCTCTTCATCTGGGCGATCCGTCACCCCGCCAGCGGCTACGTCCAGGGCATCAACGATCTGGTCACGCCGTTCTTTGTGGTGTTCCTGTCGGAGTTTGTCA TGGAGGACGTGGAGAACTTCGAGATGTCGGCGCTGCCGCTCCAGACCCAGAGGAACATCGAAGCGGACAGTTTCTGGTGCATGAGCAAACTGTTGGATGGCATACAG GACAACTACACGTTTGCTCAGCCTGGAATCCAGAACAAAGTGAAAGCTTTGGAGGAGCTGGTCAGCAGGATGGACG AGGACGTCCACGCTCACCTGGTGAGGTGTGAGGTGGAGTACCTGCAGTTCGCCTTCAGGTGGATGAACAACCTGCTGATGAGGGAGCTGCCGCTGCGCTGCACCATCCGCCTGTGGGACACCTACCAG GCTGAAGCTGAGGGCTTCTCACACTTTCACCTGTTCGTCTGTGCTGCTTTCCTCCTGGAGTGGCGCAAACAGATCCTGTCCATGAGCGATTTCCAG GGccttctgatgctgctgcagaaccttccCACAATCCACTGGGGCAATGAGGAGGTGGGCCTCCTCCTGGCTGAGGCCTACAGACTGAAGTACATGTTTGCAGATGCCCCGAGCCACTACAAGAGGTAG